The sequence below is a genomic window from Pecten maximus chromosome 14, xPecMax1.1, whole genome shotgun sequence.
TTGCCGTGTTATTTAATCTCAGTTTATAATTTTTGAATTGCCGTGTTATTTAATCTCAGTTTATAATTTTTGAATTGCCGTGTTATTTAATCTCAGTTTATAATTTTTGAATTGCCGTGTTATTTAATCTCAGtttataattttgaattgtCGTGCTATTAAATCTCACTTTATAATTTTTGAATTGCCGTGCTATCATATCTCAGTTTATAATTCTGAATTGCCTTGCTATTATACCTCAGTTTATAATTACAGAGATGGTATGTCAGTTCAAGATAGAAAAACAACAGCTCGATGGAAGCTTGAACTGTGACTGTCCGACCCCGTGTAAGTAAGTATATTGTTGTAGATTATAAGGATGCTATTTGTTCACATGTCAACCATCTCCTGCAATCTCTCGCCCAACAAGGTAGACTCAAAACGCATTAAAAATTCTTTGATATGTATATCATCTTAatgataacaactttatttttCTGGTTATTTATTTGGTTAAATAACAAGCATACCCAAAGTATTTTATGTCAggtatctataaaacatataaGGGAAAAATGAAACTTGAATAATTGCcaaaatatttagttttaagCAGAACTAAACATACTCTTGTCTTTTTTAGTTTTTCATTACAACGTAACTGACGAACGAATATCGAAGATTTGGCAAATCTTAAACCAGTTGTATTTGCTGCAATTACTTCAATAAAGATATCCCTATCAATTGTATTGcaaaaaaaagcaaataaattaacagggatatatatatgtattgtgttattAAACGGGAGATATATCTATTGCGTTattaaaaaggaaatatttattttgtgttattaaaAGGGAGATATATCTATTGCTGTATTGaattggaaatatatatattgtgttattaaaAGGGGAATGTATCTATTTTAGTACAGTATAAACGGGGAAATGTATCTATTTTAGTATAAACAgggaaatatatttattgtgtatttgtattattacCATATCGATATATGATATATGGTATTTGATAAATAACCAATAATACTAGAATTATAGCAGTGCTGATTGAAATACCATGAACACTTTTGATTTCGGAAATAGTTCAAAATAACCAGGCTTGttcatttcatttataataCTTTTTTTAACAGTGAAATTGTGTATACGAAAACGCTGTCATCCAGGACTTGGCCTCATGACGAATATTTGGTAAGAACAGTTCCTCGTTTAAACAACATACATAATTGAGTAAAATACTAAGCAAACTATACATTGTAGCAATCATTATCTTGTGTGACAGTGACTTGGCCTGGCTGTACATTACGTTATTATTAGTATTATTACTTTTCTGTTTAAAgtaacattttttatttaacatgataaatatctattttgtttaaacatcCTGGATCTTACAGATTTAGTATGCTACACGGAGAAAATGGCGTATCCAAATGTGTGTTAACAAATTTTGGTGCATGCTAAATCTGCTTAGTTGAGTCTATGTGTTTGAAGTTTAGAATTCCATTTGAACAAATCTTATCGAATATATGCTACATCTAGAATACCATTCAAGCCCATATAATTTTTTTCCATCGGTGGCTAGACTGGTATGATAACTTACGCTGTGTTGGGAAGTCAAGTTCATTGTCTTTGTGGCCTTAATTAGGATAGCCCCACATTGGTTCTTCATGATATGTACTGAAGAGTTATaacattttttaatgaattaatacTGTCTTACTGTTAGAGGATGACCTTCTTCATTCACGTAATGTCTTATTGTAGTGAGAACGTTCATTAAATAGGATAATAGAAAGTTGAAATAGATTTAGCAAATATctaaaatacataaatgtaaacGATGAAAgaattaaagggagataacttgaaattgaaatattctttaataatactacatgtatatggttaacaaaacaacaaatttgCTTCTCTGTATGTTTTACAATCTGTTGAAGTGTGTTGTATTTCTTTCAAAAGTCTACTTTTGCCGTCTTTTTGTCTTCAGTGACTTTGAATTGCTTATGGCCATAGGGAAGTTAAACGGTGTTACAATATCTAACATAATGTTGGCTGATATATCCTGTTTACACGGTTACCTGTAAtggtaatattgttaatgttCCAGCGCCAGTTCCTTATGGTGAAGGTGTGCGCTAAGAATCTGACGTCGGCAAGCGATGCCTGCAAAAAGTACAAAGAAAATCCCAAAACGTTCGACGGGTCAAGGTAACACATCTCTCGATATTTAGTAAGGAAAGAAATGTCATTACATTAAACCAAGTGTAGGTACTGTGTTACCACTATTGTGGTATCGtgttacacgtgtaatataTTTCATGATTGACATCGAGTTACACgtgtgatatattacatgattGACATCGtgttaaatgtgtaatatattacTTGATTGACATCGtgttaaatgtgtaatatattacTTGATTGACATCGTgttaaatgtgttatatattacattattgacATCGTGTTACATCTGTAATATATTACTTGATTGACATCGtgttaaatgtgtaatatattacTTGATTTACATCGAGTTACACGTGTAATATATTACATGATTGACATCGtgttaaatgtgtaatatattacTTGATTGACATCGTgttaaatgtgttatatattacattattgacATCGTgttaaatgtgttatatattacattattgacATCgtgttacatgtgttatatattacattattgacATCGTgttaaatgtgttatatattacattattgacATCGTgttaaatgtgttatatattacattattgacATCgtgttacatgtgttatatattacattattgacATCGtgttacatgtgtaatatattacattattgacATCGTGTtacatgtgtgatatattaCTTGATTGACATCGtgttacatgtgtaatatattacattattgacATCGTGTtacatgtgtgatatattacatgattGACATCGtgttacatgtgtaatatattaGTTATTGACATCACGTTACATTTGTAATCTATTATATGCTTGACGTCGtgttacatgtgtaatatatttCATGATTGACATCGTGttcaatatgtaatataatagATTATTTGGCCTCGCTTTACATGTGCAATATATGACATGATTGACATCGTGTTACACctgtaatatattacatgaTTGACATTATGTTACACCTGTAATATCTTACATGATTGACATCGCGTGGAAcgtatattatattacataattGACATCGCgttacatgtgtaatatatgACATGAATGACACTGtgttacacgtgtaatataTGACATGATTGACACTGTGTTATACGTGTAATATATGACATGGTTGACACTGtgtaacacgtgtaatatatgACATGATTGACACTGTGTTACATGCTTGCTAAACATGTTTATCAGACTAGAATGATGACTAAATGTGCTGCTGTCATGCTttgatattatgttattttcCACGTTAGACCATGCTGTTAGAACAGACTGTCTGGTATAATTTGAACACATTGTTCTAGTTGTAGTTATTTTGAAAGTCATATGTAATAACATTATATTCTAACACTATATCATGAGCTTGTGTAGcatataacaatgttatatcTGGCCCCGGAGTGAAATGTGTACTTTCTGATGTCACATAAACCTAATCAAAAGTCGAACCATAGTAAAGTGTTCTGTGAGTATATTTTCTCGTGATATGGTGTTTTTTTTCACCATCAGTGTCGTGGACAACTTTTTAGCCGTCAACATCTATTTCGAGGATGTCAACTACGAGGTGATCACAGAGTCCGCAAAATACGACGTAAGTTTCGTTCAAAATTACTTTGAAGCTAAGCATAAAGACTATTTCAAAAGCCCTAAAATGGtaataaaataatcataaaaaactGACATACACTCAAATGGTTAATTccacttaatatatataatagtttagCATCATTGGAAACTGCCATCTTATGATATTACGAATTAAATCGCCATGTGATTTAGGACCAGAAGTCTGATGATTGACAAACAACCTTTAACATCGGCTAAAATAATAGTCAGCCATTATTCACTGCTTTAATATAACATacttgtgataaagtgtctcCAGCCTATACATCTTTATGTTTACCAGTAACGTTTTGATTTTAATGGAGCacttaaaaaaagatatatcatgTTAAACAATACCTGGAAGTTAAATAAGGGTTAAATACCACCGATTGACATTGGATGATTTATGAATTTAACGTGATTTGTTATTCTTAATAGAATACGTATTCCAATTGTTATGATCTACAATGCACATAATGAGCGCTTCGGTTTTTACTTTAATTACAAAATCTAAGCTATGAAAACAAGAATTACGctaataaaatgataatgaaatgaaTTGTAGAcattaacaaaatgtaaaatatgatgTATTTTTCCTTAAAACATTTCAGCTTTGCACCAAATATTTATATGATCAGAACGCTATATTGGAGAATGAAAATCTAAGAATATTATGATAATTAGCGAAAACAGACGCGATAATGTTATCCAATGGAGAAATTTTAATATAACAACATGTATTGGTATAACACCCAGGGCGGGCTAACACAGTAATCACATCCATATTTACGATTGCTCCAAAATCATTCATATACATACAGTCTGATCACCGTTGAGGTGGCAGCTTAATCTTATTTGCATCCTGTTTCAGGAGTTCCAAGTGCTGGCCAGTGTTGGGGGAACACTCGGACTGTTTGTGGGAGCGTCCGTTCTGagttttgttgaaataattC
It includes:
- the LOC117341670 gene encoding acid-sensing ion channel 4-A-like encodes the protein MDSLIRGNGQLYTQASCLNLCVQQNVINICKCLPTSIEDSLLTRPEYTNLDFCENGDFEKMVCQFKIEKQQLDGSLNCDCPTPCNEIVYTKTLSSRTWPHDEYLRQFLMVKVCAKNLTSASDACKKYKENPKTFDGSSVVDNFLAVNIYFEDVNYEVITESAKYDEFQVLASVGGTLGLFVGASVLSFVEIIQVILEVFIYLCKRRVRKNEVQQIHLGGSVINEKA